The Flavivirga eckloniae genomic interval TTAAACGCGAATATAACTGGGTTTGGTCGCCACAAGGAGTTATAGCGATGCATCAACCCGAAACATGGGGGTACGTATATTTTTCGAATAAAAGAGCTGGGGAACAAGACGCGTTTCAAATTCCAAAAGATGAATATATTAAATGGTTTTTATTTAAATTACACAATGATTTAAAAGCTAAAAAAATAACTGGCGAAGCTGTTGAAACGGCAACAATAATTTTAAATCATTCGCTAACCCCAACGTATCAAAACCATGAAACAGGATATAATATCTGGATAGATAGTCCTTTTTCAACGAAAAGAATCATCCTAAATCAAGAAGGTAAAATTCTTATTAAGAAAATAAAGTAATCATCCATAATCACATACAAGTGAGGGTATGGATGCAAAGTCTAGATAAGCACAGTTAAAGCTAAGTTATAACCAATAAAAAAGATAAAGACAGACAGATGAGACAAGGTATAAACTTACTATTATTACTCTTGGTTTTAGCAACATCATGTACAAATCCACAAAAGGAAACGGCTTCTAAAAAAGTTGAAAATACGAAGCAGCCGTTTAAATATTGGACATGGTATGGTGCTGGGCACACAGTACCAGATAGCATCCATATAGCAAACTTTAAAAAATTTGCAAAACACGGTATTGATGCCGTGCTTATCGATACCAGAGCAGATGCAGACCGTTTATCTAAAATTGCCCCTTTTGCAATTAAAGCAGGTTTAGAAGTCCATGCTTGGATGTTCACCATGAACCGCCCAGGAGATTCCATAGCATTACAGCACCCAGATTGGTACATGGTAAGCAGAAGCGGAAAATCTTGCTTTAACGACCGTCCCTATGTCGATTATTACCAATGGCTATCACCAAGTCACCCAGAAGCACGTCAACATATCTGGAATTTGGTAGAAGGTTTGGCTAAAGTAGAAGGCATTACAAGCGTACATTTAGATTATATAAGATACCCCGATGTTTACCTTCCAGTTGGCTTATTGCCAAAATATAACTTGGTTCAAAACGAAGAATTACCAGATTTCGATTTCGATTATTCCGATGCAGCAGTAGAGAAGTTTCAAAAAAAATATGGAAAGAACATAAAAGAAATCGAAGTCCCTGCCATAGATATTGAATGGAAACAGTTTCGACTAAACGAAATTAAAGCTGTTGTAGATGGTGCTTACGAGATAGCCCATAAACATGGCAAGAAATTAACAGCGGCTGTTTTTCCATATCCAGAAATGGCAGATCATATGGTACGTCAACGTTGGGATAAATGGCAGATTGATGCCGTACTTCCTATGATATACAACAACTTTTACAATGAAGGGTTAGACTGGGTGAAATTTGCATCAGAACAAGGCATCAGGGACTTAGAAGGCAAACGAACACAATTGCATACCGG includes:
- a CDS encoding family 10 glycosylhydrolase, coding for MRQGINLLLLLLVLATSCTNPQKETASKKVENTKQPFKYWTWYGAGHTVPDSIHIANFKKFAKHGIDAVLIDTRADADRLSKIAPFAIKAGLEVHAWMFTMNRPGDSIALQHPDWYMVSRSGKSCFNDRPYVDYYQWLSPSHPEARQHIWNLVEGLAKVEGITSVHLDYIRYPDVYLPVGLLPKYNLVQNEELPDFDFDYSDAAVEKFQKKYGKNIKEIEVPAIDIEWKQFRLNEIKAVVDGAYEIAHKHGKKLTAAVFPYPEMADHMVRQRWDKWQIDAVLPMIYNNFYNEGLDWVKFASEQGIRDLEGKRTQLHTGLYIPEMSAEEVKNAIETVKESGAAGVAFFDIKETHYKTIKASKK